One genomic window of Ziziphus jujuba cultivar Dongzao chromosome 4, ASM3175591v1 includes the following:
- the LOC107409508 gene encoding tricyclene synthase EBOS, chloroplastic: protein MASELCCMPSSYFLTKKLTTSIPPIPRLRRTPSTTPSLSIRCSATTQGTNLTADRRTSANFQPSSWSYDFVQSLNNEHLVEEYKEKVKELEEEVRRMINNENVALLNKLELVDEIQRFGLAHRFGDDIRRAVDKIYNFNVRPDQECLHAAALRFRLLRQHGYHVSPDIFKSFKDENGNFKESFGKDVKGLLSLYEASHLAFEGEDLLDEAKEFTRMHLKNLDANHILAEQVNHALELPLHHRMLKLEARWSIEAYSKRFDANQALLELAKLDFNMVQSTLQRELKDMSRWWKALELASKLSFTRDRLMESFFWALGMVCEPQLGNLRKGLTKVIALITVIDDVYDAYGTPEELELFTSSVERWDVNAVQILPDYMKLCFLALYNTVNEMVYETLKAKGENVLPYLTKAWSDLCKAFLKEAKWSKSKYSPTFEEYLENAWISASGVVLLVHAYFLSFENITQETLECLENHHNLLRWPSIIFRLSNDLATSTAEIQRGETANSISCSMRDNNVSEECARKYLQAMIEDSWKKMNMEMVDGDSPFPKQNVDTAINLARIAQCTYQYGDGHGTPDTRSKNRVLSLIINPID, encoded by the exons ATGGCATCTGAACTCTGTTGCATGCCCAGTTCATATTTCCTAACAAAAAAACTGACCACATCCATCCCCCCAATACCACGACTCCGCCGTACTCCGTCGACTACTCCGTCATTGTCAATCCGTTGCTCGGCCACCACACAAGGCACTAACTTAACCGCAGACAGGAGGACATCAGCCAATTTCCAGCCAAGCTCTTGGAGTTACGATTTTGTGCAGTCCCTAAACAATGAACATTTG GTTGAAGAATACAAAGAAAAGGTTAAGGAGTTGGAGGAGGAAGTGAGACGCATGATTAATAACGAAAACGTTGCATTGCTGAACAAACTTGAATTGGTTGACGAAATCCAACGGTTTGGACTAGCGCACCGATTTGGGGATGATATAAGGAGAGCCGTTGATAAGATCTACAACTTTAATGTGAGGCCAGATCAGGAATGTCTACACGCTGCCGCTCTACGTTTTAGGCTGCTCAGACAGCATGGCTATCATGTTTCTCCAG ATATATTTAAGAGCTTCAAAGATGAGAATGGCAATTTCAAGGAAAGCTTTGGCAAGGATGTCAAAGGATTGCTGAGTCTGTATGAAGCTTCACATCTCGCTTTTGAAGGAGAAGATCTGCTAGATGAGGCCAAGGAATTCACAAGAATGCATCTCAAAAATCTTGATGCAAATCATATTCTTGCGGAACAAGTAAACCATGCACTAGAGCTGCCTTTGCACCACAGAATGCTAAAGCTAGAAGCTAGATGGTCCATTGAGGCATATAGTAAAAGGTTCGATGCAAATCAAGCTCTACTGGAACTCGCTAAGTTGGATTTCAACATGGTGCAATCCACACTACAGAGGGAGCTGAAAGACATGTCAAG GTGGTGGAAGGCTCTTGAGTTAGCAAGCAAGTTGAGCTTCACTAGAGACAGACTGATGGAGAGCTTCTTTTGGGCTCTAGGAATGGTTTGTGAACCGCAATTGGGCAATCTCCGAAAAGGGTTAACAAAAGTAATTGCTCTAATAACCGTAATTGATGATGTCTATGATGCTTATGGTACTCCGGAAGAACTGGAGCTTTTCACAAGTTCCGTTGAAAG ATGGGATGTAAATGCTGTCCAAATTCTTCCAGACTACATGAAATTATGCTTCCTTGCTCTCTACAACACTGTCAATGAGATGGTTTATGAAACTTTAAAGGCCAAAGGAGAAAATGTCCTTCCTTACCTAACAAAAGCG TGGTCCGATTTGTGCAAAGCGTTCCTAAAGGAAGCAAAGTGGAGTAAAAGCAAATATTCACCAACATTTGAAGAGTACCTTGAAAATGCATGGATATCAGCATCTGGGGTAGTCCTACTAGTCCATGCCTATTTCCTATCGTTTGAAAACATTACACAGGAAACACTTGAGTGCTTGGAAAATCATCACAATCTACTGCGCTGGCCTTCCATAATTTTTCGTCTTTCCAATGACTTGGCTACTTCGAcg GCTGAAATTCAGAGGGGTGAAACGGCAAATTCAATCTCCTGTAGCATGCGTGATAACAATGTTTCTGAGGAATGTGCTCGTAAATACTTGCAGGCTATGATCGAAGATTCTTGGAAGAAGATGAACATGGAAATGGTTGATGGTGATTCTCCATTTCCAAAGCAAAATGTTGATACAGCAATTAACCTTGCTCGGATTGCACAATGCACTTACCAGTATGGAGATGGGCATGGAACCCCAGATACACGATCCAAGAACCGAGTCTTATCTTTGATAATTAATCCTATTGACTGA